In one Candidatus Acidiferrales bacterium genomic region, the following are encoded:
- a CDS encoding DUF1028 domain-containing protein, with the protein MKQPAQGEPFEKNSQGKPVATFSIVAYDPKTGDLGVAVESKFFSVGSVVPWAETGVGAIATQSFANATYGPRGLALLKLGITAQQALDALISNDPGRSRRQVGIVDAQGNAATYTGAECLQWAGGVTGKDKNGWPYAAQGNILAGAEVVQAMARTFESAEGELADKLVAALATGQAAGGDARGQQSAALLVVRPKGGYAGFNDRYIDLRVEDSPRPIEELQRLLTLQHAISLLNSAGRHHRAQEMDLAIADARKATELAPTNADTWYDLASYLALAGKKPEALAALVKALELNPRHKRTARSDKDLDALRGAPEFEKLLKER; encoded by the coding sequence GTGAAGCAGCCCGCACAGGGTGAACCCTTCGAGAAAAACTCTCAGGGCAAGCCCGTAGCGACTTTTTCGATCGTGGCCTACGATCCGAAGACGGGCGACCTGGGGGTTGCCGTCGAATCCAAATTTTTCTCAGTGGGCTCGGTCGTGCCGTGGGCGGAAACGGGCGTCGGCGCCATTGCTACACAATCGTTTGCCAATGCGACGTATGGCCCGCGCGGGCTGGCTTTGCTGAAGCTGGGAATAACGGCGCAGCAGGCGCTCGATGCCCTGATCTCGAACGACCCTGGCCGTTCGCGCCGCCAAGTTGGTATTGTCGATGCGCAGGGAAATGCTGCCACCTACACGGGTGCGGAATGCTTGCAATGGGCGGGCGGCGTGACGGGCAAGGACAAAAATGGCTGGCCTTACGCCGCTCAGGGTAACATTCTGGCCGGCGCGGAAGTCGTCCAAGCCATGGCTCGGACGTTTGAATCGGCAGAGGGCGAACTTGCCGACAAACTCGTGGCCGCGCTTGCCACGGGGCAAGCAGCGGGCGGCGACGCCCGCGGACAGCAGTCGGCGGCGCTGCTTGTGGTTAGGCCAAAAGGCGGCTATGCCGGGTTCAACGATCGCTACATTGATCTGCGTGTGGAAGACAGCCCGCGGCCGATTGAGGAGCTCCAGCGGCTCTTGACGCTTCAGCATGCCATCAGCCTCTTGAATTCTGCCGGCCGGCACCACCGCGCCCAAGAAATGGACTTGGCGATCGCTGACGCGCGCAAAGCGACTGAACTGGCGCCGACTAACGCCGACACCTGGTACGATCTCGCGAGCTACCTGGCGCTGGCCGGCAAGAAGCCGGAGGCGCTGGCCGCTCTTGTCAAGGCTTTAGAACTCAATCCCCGACACAAACGCACGGCGCGGAGCGATAAAGATCTCGACGCCCTGAGAGGCGCCCCCGAGTTCGAGAAACTGCTAAAAGAACGATAA
- a CDS encoding OmpH family outer membrane protein, translated as MKKQWLVGLFPLLLPTAMLAQSQPASGQAAPATAAAPAPGTKVGIINIQLAIINVADGKKAAADLQSQFAPRRQQLDNLRKELAELRERLQAQERTLSDEARADLARQIESKTREFNFLGEGLQKESQDAEGEVVRRIGQKMMAVIDKYSREHGYSLILDVSSQQTPVIYAATQLNITDDIIQIYDTTNPVTPTAAPAPAKPAVPKPAAATQPPPRPEKKP; from the coding sequence ATGAAAAAACAATGGCTGGTGGGGCTGTTTCCCTTGCTGCTGCCAACTGCGATGCTGGCCCAATCGCAACCTGCCTCCGGACAGGCGGCTCCGGCAACCGCGGCTGCACCTGCGCCCGGGACAAAAGTCGGCATCATCAATATCCAGCTCGCGATCATCAATGTGGCGGACGGCAAGAAGGCGGCGGCCGATTTGCAGTCTCAGTTTGCGCCCAGGCGGCAGCAACTGGACAATCTCCGCAAGGAGTTGGCGGAACTCCGCGAGCGGTTGCAAGCGCAGGAGCGCACTCTCAGCGACGAAGCGAGAGCGGACCTGGCCAGGCAGATTGAATCGAAGACCCGCGAATTCAATTTCCTCGGGGAAGGCTTGCAAAAGGAAAGTCAGGACGCAGAGGGCGAAGTGGTGAGAAGGATCGGGCAGAAGATGATGGCGGTGATTGACAAATATTCCCGCGAGCATGGCTACAGCTTGATCCTCGATGTTTCTTCCCAGCAGACCCCGGTGATCTACGCCGCCACCCAGCTCAACATTACTGACGATATCATCCAGATCTATGACACCACGAATCCGGTGACCCCGACGGCGGCTCCAGCGCCCGCAAAGCCGGCCGTACCGAAGCCCGCCGCGGCAACCCAGCCCCCGCCGCGGCCGGAAAAGAAGCCGTAG